The following proteins are co-located in the Paenibacillus sp. JNUCC32 genome:
- a CDS encoding YneF family protein yields the protein MDIVIPIITLIVGLVGGFFIGVFYLRKQLEKMQNDPQMLQKMAKQMGYNMNSKQMQRAQQMMKNQPMPGKGQGRKRKS from the coding sequence ATGGATATTGTCATTCCGATTATTACATTGATCGTGGGTCTGGTCGGCGGATTCTTCATCGGCGTATTCTATCTGCGCAAGCAATTGGAGAAGATGCAGAACGATCCGCAAATGCTGCAGAAGATGGCAAAACAAATGGGGTATAACATGAACAGCAAGCAGATGCAGCGAGCACAGCAAATGATGAAAAATCAGCCTATGCCGGGCAAAGGGCAAGGCCGCAAACGCAAATCATAA
- the lepB gene encoding signal peptidase I has product MGQVIPPDSTEHGENNGPQNQPAKKNGWAAELWDWVKTIAIAFVIMVLLNMFVFNLSMVKGESMQPTLVASERLFINKVVYRFSEPSHGDVIVLKDPSDGPDKKEFLVKRVVGVPGDTIEVKDQKLYVNGVAQEEGYTDVPIEDPGFEPVTLEAGRYFVMGDNRHLGKSKDSRMFGSVKESDIVGRAEFIFWPLSEIKKL; this is encoded by the coding sequence ATGGGACAAGTGATTCCTCCGGATTCAACTGAGCATGGCGAGAACAACGGGCCTCAGAATCAACCGGCCAAGAAGAACGGCTGGGCCGCCGAGCTGTGGGATTGGGTAAAGACGATTGCGATTGCATTTGTTATTATGGTGCTTCTAAATATGTTTGTGTTTAACCTGTCTATGGTTAAGGGCGAATCCATGCAGCCGACGCTGGTGGCATCGGAGCGGCTCTTTATTAATAAAGTGGTCTATCGCTTTTCGGAACCGAGCCACGGCGACGTCATTGTGCTTAAGGATCCGAGCGACGGACCGGACAAGAAGGAGTTTCTTGTTAAGCGCGTCGTCGGCGTACCCGGGGATACCATTGAGGTAAAGGATCAGAAGCTGTACGTGAACGGCGTGGCCCAAGAGGAAGGGTATACCGATGTCCCGATCGAGGATCCTGGCTTTGAGCCCGTTACCCTGGAAGCGGGAAGGTATTTTGTTATGGGGGATAACCGCCACCTCGGAAAGAGCAAGGACAGTCGCATGTTCGGCAGCGTGAAGGAAAGCGACATCGTGGGCAGGGCCGAATTTATTTTCTGGCCGTTGTCCGAGATCAAAAAGCTGTAG
- a CDS encoding Fe-Mn family superoxide dismutase, which yields MLFHYGAKLPVRLLEEIRFWKHQERKHLALIKAVVPDLEPVYVKMLDQWAVVFSDTEKAADELLRHILSYNASPTPQMLAQVEQLLRASCEQSREFIRQLHSLKENSEAVQKVPLAGTVLHHVIRESEYFLNALETLNAAGALERFMDVDMPLQSMTLHEATSPPPSTPEAELSIQGMGDSGGKAVPIGGHRLPPLPYAYNALEPYIDEKTMRIHHDIHHQSYVDGLNKAEKKLEEARKSGDFELVKHWERELAFHGAGHYLHTIFWNIMNPRGGGEPGGELAQQIKKDFGSFDRFKKHFTEAADKVEGGGWAILVWSPRSHRLEILQAEKHQNLSQWDVVPLLALDVWEHAYYLKHQNKRKDYINDWWNVVYWPEVAERFKHASKLKWKPF from the coding sequence ATGTTATTTCATTATGGAGCGAAGCTCCCGGTGCGATTACTGGAGGAAATTCGCTTTTGGAAGCATCAGGAAAGAAAACACCTCGCGCTGATCAAAGCCGTGGTACCCGATCTGGAGCCGGTCTACGTCAAGATGCTGGATCAATGGGCCGTCGTGTTCTCCGACACGGAGAAGGCGGCAGACGAACTTCTGCGCCATATTCTAAGTTATAATGCTTCTCCCACGCCTCAAATGCTGGCCCAGGTCGAGCAGCTCTTGCGCGCTTCCTGCGAGCAGTCCAGGGAGTTCATTCGCCAGCTGCACAGCTTAAAAGAGAACAGTGAAGCCGTTCAGAAAGTGCCGCTTGCCGGTACGGTCCTGCACCATGTGATTCGGGAGTCCGAATATTTCCTGAATGCTCTCGAAACACTGAACGCCGCCGGAGCGCTGGAGAGATTCATGGATGTGGATATGCCGCTGCAGTCGATGACGCTGCACGAGGCAACGTCTCCTCCGCCGTCTACTCCCGAAGCCGAGCTGTCCATTCAAGGCATGGGAGACAGCGGCGGCAAGGCTGTGCCGATTGGCGGACACCGCCTCCCTCCACTGCCTTACGCTTATAATGCGCTCGAGCCTTATATCGACGAGAAAACCATGCGAATTCACCACGACATCCATCACCAAAGCTACGTCGACGGCCTGAACAAGGCGGAGAAGAAATTGGAGGAGGCCCGAAAAAGCGGCGATTTCGAGCTCGTGAAGCATTGGGAACGCGAGCTTGCGTTCCACGGTGCCGGCCACTATCTGCATACGATCTTCTGGAACATCATGAACCCGCGGGGCGGCGGCGAACCGGGCGGAGAGCTTGCACAGCAGATCAAGAAGGATTTCGGAAGCTTCGATCGATTCAAGAAGCATTTTACCGAAGCAGCAGACAAAGTGGAAGGTGGCGGCTGGGCGATCCTCGTCTGGAGTCCGCGCAGCCATCGGCTTGAAATTTTGCAGGCCGAGAAACATCAAAATCTCTCCCAGTGGGACGTCGTCCCTCTCCTCGCCCTGGATGTATGGGAGCATGCATATTACCTTAAACATCAAAATAAACGCAAGGATTACATCAACGATTGGTGGAACGTGGTCTACTGGCCGGAAGTTGCGGAGCGTTTCAAGCATGCCAGCAAGCTGAAATGGAAACCGTTTTAA
- a CDS encoding GNAT family N-acetyltransferase, whose protein sequence is MHVRSFQLSDCNPVTELLQIALSEECYENTMEPFSRQLAWDSDLIMVAEENGEIVGALIGTIERNHGCYYRIAIHPDYRRKGIGKALISAMEQRFQSRKVSRIMVAGDEHNAAAMPFYEAMGYGASQILRSFQKLSILGQ, encoded by the coding sequence ATGCATGTTCGTTCCTTTCAGTTGAGTGACTGTAACCCCGTAACCGAGCTATTACAGATTGCTTTGTCGGAAGAATGCTACGAAAACACGATGGAGCCTTTCTCCAGGCAGCTCGCTTGGGACTCCGATCTGATTATGGTGGCAGAAGAAAACGGTGAAATCGTTGGTGCCTTAATCGGTACGATCGAACGCAATCATGGTTGTTATTACCGCATCGCCATTCATCCCGACTATCGCAGAAAAGGGATTGGCAAAGCCTTGATATCAGCGATGGAACAGCGTTTTCAATCACGGAAAGTCAGTCGGATCATGGTAGCCGGAGATGAGCACAACGCCGCAGCCATGCCATTTTATGAAGCCATGGGATACGGTGCCAGCCAAATCCTGCGGTCGTTCCAGAAGCTCAGTATCCTTGGTCAATAG
- the folE gene encoding GTP cyclohydrolase I FolE — MAGVKDYVNHKVGQNREQIEYHVEQILKLIGEDPKREGLLETPARVTRMYEEIFAGYEVDPKDVLGVTFDENHEELVIVKDIVYYSQCEHHMAPFFGKVHIGYVPSGKIAGLSKLARLVEAVTRRLQVQERITSQIADIMVEALQPNGVMVVVEGEHLCMCARGVKKPGSKTVTSAVRGTFQSDSAQRSEFLSLIKD; from the coding sequence GTGGCGGGCGTAAAGGACTATGTGAACCATAAAGTAGGCCAAAACCGGGAGCAGATCGAGTACCATGTAGAGCAAATATTGAAGCTGATCGGTGAAGATCCCAAGCGTGAGGGTCTGCTTGAGACACCGGCCCGCGTGACGCGGATGTACGAAGAGATCTTTGCGGGGTATGAAGTCGATCCCAAGGACGTTCTCGGGGTTACCTTCGACGAGAATCACGAGGAACTGGTCATCGTGAAGGATATCGTATACTACAGCCAGTGCGAGCACCATATGGCGCCGTTCTTCGGCAAAGTCCATATCGGATATGTCCCGAGCGGCAAAATCGCCGGCTTGAGCAAGCTGGCACGCTTGGTAGAGGCGGTTACGCGCCGTCTTCAGGTGCAGGAGCGCATCACTTCGCAAATCGCCGATATCATGGTGGAGGCGCTGCAGCCTAACGGCGTTATGGTCGTGGTGGAAGGCGAGCATCTGTGCATGTGCGCGCGCGGCGTGAAGAAGCCGGGCAGCAAGACGGTAACGTCGGCTGTACGCGGTACGTTCCAGAGCGATTCCGCGCAGCGCTCGGAGTTTCTGTCCTTGATTAAAGACTAA
- the queG gene encoding tRNA epoxyqueuosine(34) reductase QueG: MTYTLGSYAPPPSVWEELKQELKAVAPELGIDDIGFASAEPFQSLKGILQSHRDKGYESGFEEPDLDKRVTPALPGTEPKSLIAIAITYHSKMENPPKSEPGKYRGIMARSAWGRDYHHVLREAMSRLEAYIKERVPDAKLESMVDTGALVDRAVSQRAGIGFSAKNCSIISPKFGSWIFLGEMVTNIPFPPDSPVTEDCGECTKCIDACPTGALVGPGQLNAQRCVSFLTQTKGFLDEEAMRKIGNRLYGCDTCQIVCPKNRGKSWTHQEDFKPDPEKAKPLLLPILDMSNREFKEAFGDTSAAWRGRKPIQRNAVIALGNFKDISAVPKLSEVLLKDPRPELRGTAAWALGRIGGEEALNNLEKSMKSEGDSRVRDMLQQALNKLKPEPAGNEAPAEAQAAAEVSSAGGSGSSNGGNPEQEGPVIQGVEPMAIPEGGPELLYYDEVQSPIGPLTVCATEKGLCLIEFGSFYVKEAVIQQWSRTWAGNGGYQRDEARLAPAITQLKQYFAGELKAFDVQLDMRGTSFQLQVWEALKSIPYGTVCSYKDVAESIGRPKAVRAVGGANNKNPVPIIVPCHRVVGADGALIGYAGGPEIKRTLLTIEGAMPDRKGS, encoded by the coding sequence ATGACCTACACACTCGGCTCGTACGCTCCTCCGCCTTCGGTATGGGAGGAGCTCAAGCAGGAGCTAAAAGCCGTTGCACCCGAGCTCGGCATTGATGATATCGGCTTCGCCTCGGCGGAGCCGTTCCAATCCCTGAAGGGGATTTTGCAATCCCATCGGGATAAGGGATATGAGTCCGGGTTCGAGGAGCCGGATCTGGATAAGCGGGTGACTCCCGCACTCCCCGGCACCGAGCCGAAGTCCCTGATCGCCATCGCGATAACGTACCACTCCAAGATGGAGAACCCGCCGAAATCGGAGCCTGGCAAGTACAGGGGCATCATGGCGCGATCCGCTTGGGGAAGGGATTATCACCATGTGCTCCGTGAGGCGATGAGCCGCCTGGAGGCATACATCAAGGAACGCGTGCCGGATGCAAAGCTTGAAAGCATGGTGGATACCGGCGCGCTTGTCGACCGGGCCGTCTCGCAGCGGGCCGGCATCGGTTTCAGTGCCAAGAACTGCTCCATCATCTCTCCGAAGTTCGGTTCCTGGATATTCCTTGGCGAAATGGTAACCAATATCCCGTTTCCGCCGGATTCGCCGGTAACCGAGGATTGCGGGGAGTGCACCAAATGCATCGATGCATGCCCAACCGGCGCCCTTGTCGGTCCCGGGCAGCTGAATGCCCAGCGCTGCGTTTCTTTTCTGACCCAGACCAAAGGATTTCTGGACGAAGAGGCCATGCGCAAGATCGGCAACCGGCTGTATGGATGCGATACCTGTCAAATTGTTTGTCCGAAGAACCGGGGCAAGAGCTGGACTCATCAAGAGGACTTCAAGCCCGATCCTGAAAAAGCCAAGCCGCTGCTCCTGCCCATTCTGGATATGAGCAACCGGGAATTCAAGGAGGCCTTCGGAGATACGTCCGCCGCTTGGCGCGGCCGTAAGCCGATTCAGCGCAATGCCGTCATCGCGCTCGGCAATTTTAAAGATATTTCAGCCGTACCGAAGCTGAGCGAAGTACTGCTGAAGGACCCGCGCCCGGAGCTGCGGGGAACCGCTGCATGGGCTCTGGGCCGTATTGGAGGCGAAGAAGCGTTGAACAACTTAGAGAAAAGCATGAAATCAGAAGGGGATTCCCGAGTACGAGATATGCTGCAGCAAGCCTTGAATAAGCTAAAGCCTGAACCGGCTGGAAATGAAGCACCTGCCGAAGCGCAAGCCGCGGCCGAAGTTTCATCCGCCGGGGGTTCGGGTTCCTCTAATGGGGGCAATCCGGAGCAGGAGGGTCCTGTCATTCAGGGGGTCGAGCCGATGGCCATCCCTGAAGGAGGACCGGAACTGCTGTATTATGATGAAGTTCAATCTCCGATCGGACCGTTGACGGTCTGCGCCACGGAGAAGGGCCTTTGTCTCATTGAATTCGGCAGCTTCTATGTGAAGGAAGCGGTCATCCAGCAGTGGTCGCGGACTTGGGCCGGCAACGGCGGCTACCAACGGGACGAGGCCAGACTAGCCCCTGCGATCACGCAGTTGAAGCAGTACTTTGCCGGAGAACTGAAGGCCTTCGACGTACAGCTGGACATGCGCGGAACCTCATTCCAACTGCAGGTATGGGAAGCGCTGAAATCCATTCCCTATGGAACGGTTTGCTCCTATAAGGATGTAGCCGAATCCATCGGGCGTCCGAAAGCGGTTCGAGCCGTGGGCGGAGCGAACAATAAGAACCCCGTTCCGATCATCGTGCCGTGCCATCGGGTGGTAGGGGCCGACGGAGCGTTGATCGGCTATGCCGGCGGCCCGGAAATCAAACGCACCTTGTTGACGATCGAAGGAGCCATGCCGGACCGTAAAGGGTCGTAG
- a CDS encoding lipase family protein — protein sequence MSSPQVDDETYRLMSEAAYLDLKKEDTVEDLPGWEVLEDYKSNSISGFDAVTFYNKETNQAVIAYRGTEAGRDLSHALPDYLADADIGIEEIKRKIPEFRAPWADHVDKVKEVTGINDVTDWFGEQSRKIDKKTDILGTNQMYQAEDYALEMKEKYKGVDFSLTGHSLGGANAQYAAAYTGMSAVTFSAPSVIGSLSPEARRKAENGEFDSQIINFAHPGDIIASGALGGYDGHVGSTYYIDSSYKDANDGLSIKEKIDNTLGGPNYHQLDRYQFENGYISNRLYDGATGKSVDSPRIPSHSDLLFGLGGPLSNLGLGLGGSLGAMAGSAGGSSGTIQVTPAELRSVAEKWRAHAHQSDAEMQGIRQRLSKYMFSSHSRRLQPIVQQLDTSIMSMSQWHLQHTTDIVQYIKFKADLFERTDNSG from the coding sequence TTGAGTTCACCGCAAGTGGATGACGAGACATACCGACTCATGTCGGAAGCGGCTTACCTCGATCTGAAAAAAGAAGATACCGTTGAGGACCTGCCGGGATGGGAGGTTCTTGAGGACTATAAGAGCAACAGCATATCCGGTTTTGACGCGGTAACTTTCTACAACAAGGAAACGAACCAGGCCGTTATCGCATACCGCGGCACCGAAGCAGGCAGAGATTTATCCCATGCGCTCCCCGATTATCTGGCCGACGCGGATATTGGCATTGAAGAGATCAAAAGGAAAATTCCGGAGTTCCGGGCTCCTTGGGCCGACCATGTAGACAAAGTCAAAGAAGTGACGGGCATTAACGATGTCACGGATTGGTTCGGCGAACAATCGAGGAAAATCGATAAGAAAACGGATATCTTGGGCACCAATCAGATGTATCAAGCCGAGGATTACGCGCTGGAAATGAAGGAGAAGTACAAGGGTGTTGATTTTTCCCTTACCGGTCATTCGCTGGGCGGAGCCAACGCGCAATATGCTGCCGCTTATACCGGCATGTCGGCTGTCACCTTCAGCGCCCCGTCCGTCATCGGTAGCCTCTCCCCTGAAGCCAGAAGAAAAGCCGAGAATGGGGAATTCGATTCCCAGATCATTAATTTCGCCCATCCCGGCGACATTATTGCCAGCGGTGCGCTCGGAGGTTACGACGGTCACGTAGGCTCAACCTATTACATAGACTCCAGTTACAAGGATGCCAATGACGGGCTCAGCATCAAAGAAAAAATCGATAATACGCTGGGAGGCCCCAACTATCACCAGCTGGACCGCTATCAATTCGAGAATGGGTACATTTCGAACCGTCTGTATGACGGCGCTACCGGTAAATCCGTGGATTCGCCCAGAATCCCTTCCCACAGCGATCTCTTGTTTGGTCTTGGCGGGCCGTTGAGCAACTTGGGCTTAGGTTTGGGCGGCTCGCTGGGAGCCATGGCCGGATCGGCAGGAGGCTCCTCCGGTACCATCCAGGTTACCCCTGCCGAGCTGCGAAGCGTAGCCGAGAAATGGCGAGCGCATGCCCATCAGAGCGATGCCGAAATGCAGGGAATCCGGCAGCGTCTCTCCAAATACATGTTCTCCAGCCACAGCCGGCGTCTCCAGCCGATCGTCCAGCAGCTGGATACATCCATCATGTCGATGAGTCAGTGGCATCTGCAGCATACAACCGACATCGTGCAGTACATTAAATTTAAGGCGGATCTGTTTGAACGTACAGATAACAGCGGGTAA